The following are encoded in a window of Kitasatospora fiedleri genomic DNA:
- a CDS encoding BadF/BadG/BcrA/BcrD ATPase family protein — translation MAALYRGGARIARRDGYGWLLGDEGSGVWLGRQAVVLALAALDGRGPATALLDVLPRALGVDTGGADGTGTALARRMVTAVHAAPPAELARLAPLVDAVARNGDRIADRIVAEGAQLLLRTLDSLADAAGPDFAALPVVLAGGLLTGTTLLADRVTAVLRDRGAATVPARDGATGAAALAALALRAGATPAEARRLHRTVAGLEPA, via the coding sequence GTGGCCGCCCTGTACCGCGGCGGGGCCCGGATCGCCCGGCGCGACGGCTACGGCTGGCTGCTGGGCGACGAGGGCTCCGGCGTCTGGCTCGGCCGGCAGGCCGTCGTCCTCGCGCTCGCCGCCCTGGACGGCCGCGGACCGGCGACGGCCCTGCTGGACGTCCTGCCCCGGGCGCTCGGCGTCGACACCGGCGGAGCCGACGGCACCGGCACCGCACTGGCGCGGCGGATGGTCACCGCCGTGCACGCCGCCCCGCCCGCCGAACTCGCCCGCCTCGCCCCGCTGGTGGACGCCGTGGCCAGGAACGGGGACCGGATCGCCGACCGCATCGTCGCCGAGGGCGCCCAGCTGCTGCTGCGCACCCTCGACTCGCTCGCCGACGCGGCCGGACCCGACTTCGCCGCCCTGCCGGTCGTCCTGGCCGGCGGCCTGCTCACCGGCACCACCCTGCTCGCCGACCGGGTCACGGCCGTCCTGCGGGACCGGGGCGCCGCCACCGTCCCGGCCCGGGACGGGGCGACCGGGGCGGCCGCCCTCGCCGCCCTCGCGCTGCGGGCCGGCGCGACGCCCGCCGAGGCCCGGCGGCTGCACCGGACGGTGGCGGGGCTGGAACCCGCCTGA
- a CDS encoding type III PLP-dependent enzyme domain-containing protein, with amino-acid sequence MTDPGAAPHAPDHAAERSRRRDLAVRAAVRAGLLDPDDTPLAAFLDLRGIADSAAALHAAWPAGESVEHTFAAKANSLVPVLRLLRGHGLGCEVASPGELAQALAAGFEPRQLVLDSPAKTRPELRAALAAGVTVNIDNFQELERVDALVADSGTASRIGLRINPQVGLGSIAAMSTAGRESKFGFALGDPGNRERIVGAFLARPWLRWLHVHVGSQGCPPELSAAGVAAVVALAEEIDRRAGAARVEGVDIGGGLPVNFADDRDDPTFADQVAALRTGVPGLFGGRYRLVTELGRSLLAKNGFLASRVEYTKRSGGRAIALTHAGVQVAARTVFLPDAWPLRVLPYDADGRPRPADGGADGTVPQDVAGPCCFAGDLVARARELPLLAPGDLVVLPDTGAYYFSTPFHYNSLPQPAVHAYQVDADGEVRFTLLHRQETVEDVVARTLGEAADGAAR; translated from the coding sequence ATGACCGACCCCGGGGCCGCGCCCCACGCCCCCGACCACGCCGCGGAGCGGTCCCGGCGGCGCGACCTCGCGGTGCGCGCCGCCGTCCGCGCCGGGCTGCTCGACCCGGACGACACGCCGCTGGCGGCCTTCCTCGACCTGCGGGGCATCGCGGACAGCGCCGCCGCCCTGCACGCCGCCTGGCCCGCCGGGGAGAGCGTCGAACACACCTTCGCGGCGAAGGCCAACAGCCTGGTGCCGGTGCTGCGCCTGCTGCGCGGGCACGGGCTGGGCTGCGAGGTGGCCAGCCCCGGCGAACTGGCGCAGGCCCTGGCCGCCGGGTTCGAGCCCCGGCAGTTGGTGCTCGACTCGCCCGCCAAGACCCGCCCCGAACTGCGCGCGGCGCTCGCCGCCGGAGTCACCGTCAACATCGACAACTTCCAGGAGCTGGAGCGCGTCGACGCCCTGGTCGCCGACTCCGGAACCGCGTCCCGGATCGGGCTGCGGATCAACCCGCAGGTGGGGCTCGGCAGCATCGCCGCGATGTCGACGGCCGGCCGCGAGTCCAAGTTCGGCTTCGCGCTGGGCGACCCGGGCAACCGGGAGCGCATCGTCGGAGCCTTCCTGGCCCGGCCCTGGCTGCGCTGGCTGCACGTGCACGTCGGCTCCCAGGGCTGCCCGCCGGAGCTGTCCGCCGCCGGGGTCGCGGCCGTCGTCGCGCTGGCCGAGGAGATCGACCGCCGGGCCGGCGCCGCCCGCGTCGAGGGCGTCGACATCGGCGGCGGACTGCCCGTCAACTTCGCCGACGACCGCGACGACCCGACCTTCGCCGACCAGGTCGCCGCCCTCCGCACCGGCGTCCCCGGCCTGTTCGGCGGCCGCTACCGGCTGGTCACCGAACTCGGCCGCTCCCTGCTGGCCAAGAACGGCTTCCTGGCCTCGCGGGTGGAGTACACCAAACGCTCCGGCGGCCGGGCGATCGCCCTCACCCACGCGGGCGTGCAGGTCGCCGCCCGCACCGTCTTCCTCCCCGACGCCTGGCCGCTGCGGGTGCTGCCCTACGACGCCGACGGCCGGCCGCGCCCCGCCGACGGGGGAGCGGACGGCACCGTGCCGCAGGACGTCGCCGGGCCGTGCTGCTTCGCCGGCGACCTGGTGGCCCGCGCCCGCGAACTGCCCCTGCTGGCACCGGGCGACCTGGTGGTGCTGCCCGACACCGGCGCCTACTACTTCTCCACCCCGTTCCACTACAACAGCCTGCCGCAGCCCGCCGTGCACGCCTACCAGGTGGACGCCGACGGCGAGGTCCGCTTCACCCTGCTGCACCGGCAGGAGACCGTCGAGGACGTGGTCGCCCGCACCCTCGGCGAGGCCGCGGATGGGGCGGCGCGGTGA
- a CDS encoding GNAT family N-acetyltransferase has translation MRDAAPPVLRTAHHGDLPELRGIVTASLVHDPDAARVLTLLWELTADRPDLRVVTEADGAVTGLALGRLAPPSDGPHPRTGHTTLLAVAPEHRGRGHGRALLAGIEERLLAAGATRLVVRGTPPHYAWPGLDIRYTPAVCLVESAGYARTADAFNMLTDLSAADLATAEDERRLAALGVRVRRARAEDAPRFLAWMRTWGGSWAEEAATALAHEPPRCHVAVQGEDGAEEFVGFACHGVNRDTWFGPMGTAESQRGRGVGAVLLRRCLRDQREAGRTESEIAWIAPYRFYARAVDARLHRVFRLYQKDAHVPVDPAAPEQRS, from the coding sequence ATGAGGGACGCCGCACCGCCCGTGCTGCGCACCGCGCACCACGGCGACCTCCCCGAACTGCGCGGGATCGTGACCGCCTCGCTCGTCCACGACCCCGACGCGGCAAGGGTGTTGACGCTGCTGTGGGAGCTCACGGCGGACCGTCCGGACCTGCGGGTCGTCACCGAGGCCGACGGCGCCGTCACCGGTCTCGCGCTCGGTCGGCTCGCCCCGCCGTCCGACGGCCCGCACCCGCGCACCGGACACACCACCCTGCTCGCGGTGGCCCCGGAGCACCGCGGCCGGGGCCACGGCCGCGCACTGCTGGCCGGCATCGAGGAGCGCCTGCTGGCGGCCGGAGCCACCCGCCTGGTCGTCCGCGGCACCCCGCCGCACTACGCCTGGCCCGGCCTCGACATCCGCTACACCCCGGCCGTCTGCCTGGTGGAGTCCGCCGGGTACGCGCGCACCGCCGACGCGTTCAACATGCTCACCGACCTGTCCGCCGCCGACCTGGCCACCGCCGAGGACGAGCGGCGGCTGGCCGCCCTCGGCGTGCGGGTGCGCCGGGCCCGCGCCGAGGACGCGCCCCGCTTCCTCGCCTGGATGCGCACCTGGGGCGGCAGTTGGGCCGAGGAGGCCGCCACCGCGCTCGCCCACGAGCCGCCGCGCTGCCACGTCGCGGTGCAGGGCGAGGACGGCGCCGAGGAGTTCGTCGGCTTCGCCTGCCACGGCGTCAACCGCGACACCTGGTTCGGGCCGATGGGCACCGCCGAGTCCCAGCGCGGCCGCGGCGTCGGGGCCGTGCTGCTGCGCCGCTGCCTGCGCGACCAGCGGGAGGCGGGCCGCACCGAGTCCGAGATCGCCTGGATCGCCCCGTACCGCTTCTACGCCCGCGCGGTCGACGCCCGGCTGCACCGGGTGTTCCGCCTCTACCAGAAGGACGCGCACGTGCCCGTCGACCCCGCCGCCCCGGAGCAGCGATCATGA
- the dacB gene encoding D-alanyl-D-alanine carboxypeptidase/D-alanyl-D-alanine endopeptidase codes for MKITGSVTTGPAGGDYSVDVTRRHGTGEIVLSGSLPADNGPDDEWVTVDDPAEATAHVFAAALARHGVRVLGLPGREPAATTTPAGARQVAHHDSAPLGDLLVPFLKLSNNGIAEHLVKELGRTGAGQGSWPAGLARIADFLHRNGLDTTPTRQADGSGLSRYDLVTADRYTALLTYARTQPWFATWYEALPIAGNPDRMVGGSLATRMQGTAAAGNVHAKTGSMSGVNTLAGYVTSPEGRKLAFAVLVNDFVAPSPRPVIDQIAVRLATGPAPAEQPRARVERGGTGQPDEPAPPRGVHGRTWD; via the coding sequence GTGAAGATCACCGGCAGCGTCACCACCGGCCCGGCCGGCGGCGACTACAGCGTCGACGTCACCCGCCGCCACGGTACCGGCGAGATCGTGCTCTCCGGCAGCCTGCCCGCCGACAACGGCCCCGACGACGAGTGGGTCACCGTCGACGACCCGGCCGAGGCCACCGCCCACGTCTTCGCCGCCGCGCTGGCCCGGCACGGCGTGCGCGTCCTGGGCCTGCCGGGCCGCGAACCGGCCGCCACCACCACCCCCGCGGGCGCCCGGCAGGTCGCCCACCACGACTCGGCGCCGCTCGGCGACCTGCTGGTGCCGTTCCTCAAACTCAGCAACAACGGCATCGCGGAACACCTGGTCAAGGAGCTGGGCCGGACCGGGGCCGGTCAGGGCAGCTGGCCCGCCGGCCTCGCCCGGATCGCCGACTTCCTGCACCGCAACGGCCTCGACACCACCCCGACCCGCCAGGCGGACGGCTCCGGCCTGTCCCGCTACGACCTGGTCACCGCCGACCGCTACACCGCGCTGCTCACCTACGCGCGCACGCAGCCCTGGTTCGCCACCTGGTACGAGGCGCTGCCGATCGCGGGCAACCCCGACCGGATGGTCGGCGGGAGCCTGGCCACCCGTATGCAGGGCACCGCGGCGGCCGGGAACGTCCACGCCAAGACCGGCTCGATGAGCGGCGTCAACACCCTCGCCGGGTACGTCACTTCACCCGAGGGCCGCAAGCTCGCCTTCGCCGTCCTGGTCAACGACTTCGTCGCGCCCAGCCCGCGCCCGGTCATCGACCAGATCGCCGTCCGGCTCGCGACGGGCCCCGCCCCGGCCGAACAGCCGCGCGCCCGGGTCGAACGCGGCGGCACCGGACAGCCGGACGAACCCGCGCCGCCGCGGGGCGTGCACGGCCGCACCTGGGACTGA
- a CDS encoding M23 family metallopeptidase, producing the protein MQFQLQEIGYDVPTDGVFAGATTTAVDDFKAGRQLTGGSTVGLTTWQYLLGAPAGSGGVHGGYAFVVPKGAVSGGRDGILQPHHDYPADDIPVVEWTDAFAVTSGTARQNGGVDDACGYGLAIDGDDGVTYQYCHLNSRLVATGTRVTPGQLVAYTGNTGNTTGPHLHFGIFRGGVSVCPQQLLAALWDGTTPPSPQSLPTTGCSY; encoded by the coding sequence GTGCAGTTCCAGCTCCAGGAGATCGGCTACGACGTGCCCACCGACGGCGTGTTCGCCGGGGCCACCACCACCGCCGTGGACGACTTCAAGGCGGGCCGGCAGCTCACCGGCGGCAGCACCGTCGGCCTCACCACCTGGCAGTACCTGCTCGGCGCGCCCGCCGGCAGCGGCGGCGTCCACGGCGGCTACGCCTTCGTGGTGCCCAAGGGCGCCGTCTCCGGCGGCCGCGACGGCATCCTCCAGCCGCACCACGACTACCCGGCCGACGACATCCCGGTCGTCGAGTGGACCGACGCCTTCGCCGTCACCTCCGGCACCGCCCGCCAGAACGGCGGGGTGGACGACGCCTGCGGCTACGGCCTGGCCATCGACGGCGACGACGGCGTCACCTACCAGTACTGCCACCTCAACAGCCGCCTGGTCGCCACCGGCACCCGCGTGACGCCCGGCCAACTCGTCGCCTACACCGGCAACACCGGCAACACCACCGGCCCGCACCTGCACTTCGGCATCTTCCGCGGCGGCGTCTCGGTCTGCCCGCAGCAGCTGCTCGCCGCGCTCTGGGACGGCACCACCCCGCCGTCCCCGCAGTCGCTGCCGACCACCGGCTGCTCCTACTGA
- a CDS encoding peptidoglycan-binding domain-containing protein has product MDGQFGPGTRSAAQTYQSAQGLPADGGVLKPTWLALVAS; this is encoded by the coding sequence GTGGACGGCCAGTTCGGCCCCGGCACCCGCAGCGCCGCGCAGACCTACCAGAGCGCCCAGGGCCTGCCCGCCGACGGCGGCGTGCTCAAGCCGACCTGGCTGGCGCTGGTCGCCTCCTGA
- the dacB gene encoding D-alanyl-D-alanine carboxypeptidase/D-alanyl-D-alanine endopeptidase — protein sequence MRLLPRRLALPVAAALAAALLAVAAPGGSAPPASAAASSALTADLDRLLADPRLAGATAAVKVVDTETGEVLYAHDSQHLVLPASTMKLVTSAAALDALGTGYRFGTDVLATGRSDAGVLRGDLVLRGGGDPSLLSQDLDALARQVADSGVRLVTGSLGYDASRYDDVPLGSGWAWDDEPYYYSPQISALTLAGDTDYDMGTLQVTLTPGEPGKPAAVRVVPADTG from the coding sequence ATGCGCCTCCTCCCGCGCCGCCTCGCCCTGCCGGTGGCCGCCGCCCTGGCCGCCGCGCTGCTGGCCGTGGCCGCCCCCGGCGGCAGCGCGCCGCCCGCGTCCGCCGCCGCTTCCTCCGCGCTCACCGCCGACCTCGACCGGCTGCTGGCCGACCCGCGACTGGCCGGCGCGACGGCCGCCGTGAAGGTGGTGGACACCGAGACGGGCGAGGTCCTGTACGCGCACGACTCCCAGCACCTGGTGCTGCCCGCCTCCACCATGAAGCTGGTCACCTCCGCCGCCGCCCTGGACGCCCTGGGCACCGGCTACCGCTTCGGCACGGACGTCCTGGCCACCGGCCGCAGCGACGCGGGCGTCCTGCGCGGCGACCTCGTCCTGCGCGGCGGCGGCGACCCGAGCCTGCTGAGCCAGGACCTCGACGCGCTGGCCCGGCAGGTCGCCGACAGCGGCGTGCGCCTGGTGACCGGCTCGCTGGGCTACGACGCCTCCCGCTACGACGACGTGCCACTGGGCAGCGGCTGGGCCTGGGACGACGAGCCGTACTACTACAGCCCGCAGATCTCCGCGCTGACCCTCGCCGGCGACACCGACTACGACATGGGCACCCTCCAGGTGACCCTCACCCCGGGCGAGCCCGGCAAGCCCGCCGCCGTGCGGGTCGTCCCCGCCGACACCGGGTGA
- a CDS encoding MurR/RpiR family transcriptional regulator: MTAADGTRPKRRSAARTPAPAPSGPPQTVLVQIRALLPTLAPAERRVAEAALADPANVAAQTISELAAECRTSETTVMRFCRTLGLKGYPDLRIGLASAASVEESSAGWSAVGADIGPRDSLADIVAKLGFADARAVEDTVGQLDLHALKRAVDAVSSAGGIDVYGVGASGLVALDLQQKLHRIGRRVNAWVDPHIALTSAALLRGGDVAIGVSHTGDTAATVEVLAEAQRNGATTLAITNFPRSPITEHADHVLTTAVRETTFRSGAMASRIAALTVVDCLFVGVAQRHRARTLKALERTYAAVRHHHG, from the coding sequence ATGACCGCAGCCGACGGAACCCGCCCGAAGCGCAGGTCCGCCGCCCGCACCCCCGCGCCCGCGCCCAGCGGCCCGCCGCAGACCGTGCTCGTCCAGATCCGGGCGCTGCTGCCCACGCTGGCGCCCGCCGAGCGCCGGGTCGCCGAGGCCGCGCTCGCCGATCCGGCGAACGTGGCCGCGCAGACCATCAGCGAGCTGGCCGCCGAGTGCCGCACCTCGGAGACCACCGTGATGCGGTTCTGCCGCACGCTCGGCCTCAAGGGCTACCCGGACCTGCGAATCGGCCTGGCCTCGGCCGCCAGCGTCGAGGAGAGCAGCGCGGGTTGGAGCGCGGTCGGCGCGGACATCGGTCCCCGCGACTCGCTGGCCGACATCGTCGCCAAACTCGGCTTCGCCGACGCCCGCGCGGTCGAGGACACCGTCGGCCAGCTCGACCTGCACGCCCTCAAGCGGGCGGTGGACGCGGTCTCCTCGGCCGGCGGCATCGACGTGTACGGGGTGGGGGCCAGCGGGCTGGTCGCCCTGGACCTGCAGCAGAAGCTGCACCGGATCGGCCGCCGGGTCAACGCCTGGGTGGACCCGCACATCGCGCTGACCTCCGCGGCGCTGCTGCGCGGCGGCGACGTGGCGATCGGGGTGTCGCACACCGGTGACACCGCGGCCACCGTCGAGGTCCTGGCGGAGGCGCAGCGCAACGGGGCGACCACGCTGGCGATCACCAACTTCCCGCGTTCGCCGATCACCGAGCACGCCGATCACGTGCTGACCACGGCGGTGCGCGAGACCACCTTCCGCTCCGGCGCGATGGCCAGCCGGATCGCCGCGCTCACCGTCGTCGACTGCCTGTTCGTCGGGGTGGCCCAGCGCCACCGGGCCCGCACGCTGAAGGCCCTGGAGCGCACCTACGCGGCGGTGCGCCACCACCACGGGTAG
- a CDS encoding glycoside hydrolase family 3 N-terminal domain-containing protein produces MSAADDPALLRLADGVLQPGFDGLTAPDWVRRRLADGLGSVLLFGRNFAPPPGGRAQAAALVGQLRAEHPDILVAVDEEGGDVTRLEWATGSSYPGNLALGTVDDEDLTRAVARSIGRDLAALGIDLDYAPDADVNSDPRNPVIGVRSFGADPALVARHTAAWVRGLQEGGAAACAKHFPGHGDTVVDSHLGLPTVTADLAELERVALPPFRAATAAGARAVMTAHLLLPALDPEHPATVSPRVLTGLLRERLGFDGLVVTDAVEMRAVADRYGHAGAAVRALAAGADLVCLGDRGSAAEYDALRSAVARAVRTGDLPEERLAEAAARVAAFARWARDLRAAARGGRRTAPTREPLVRGERRTSVGRSGVRPGTARGCRSRRSRRTCRSPAGGWRRAVPSRKAARSTPAARNSACSRPAAPWRWPGPPASRRRAGAGPASPSSGRRRPSRWARSPPGAWRSRWPRSCRAPRCGRWARRRRRTTRPGRWPGSAPRPKAVRWCWWCGTRTGTPGRTRRSPPCSPGGRTPWWSSSACRSRRPGADSTWRRTARRGCAPRPRRRRWPRTWAADRRSETFRCTARVGNRHCAPAVADQWGPRRRTRHRVRRRWPIPTCGEAN; encoded by the coding sequence GTGAGCGCGGCGGACGACCCGGCCCTGCTGCGGCTCGCCGACGGCGTGCTCCAACCCGGCTTCGACGGCCTGACCGCCCCCGACTGGGTCCGCCGCCGCCTGGCCGACGGCCTCGGCTCCGTCCTGCTGTTCGGCCGCAACTTCGCGCCCCCGCCCGGCGGCCGCGCGCAGGCCGCCGCCCTGGTCGGACAGCTGCGCGCCGAGCACCCGGACATCCTGGTCGCCGTCGACGAGGAGGGCGGCGACGTCACCCGGCTGGAGTGGGCGACCGGCTCCTCGTACCCCGGCAACCTGGCGCTGGGCACCGTCGACGACGAGGACCTGACCCGGGCGGTGGCCCGCTCGATCGGCCGCGACCTGGCCGCGCTCGGCATCGACCTGGACTACGCGCCGGACGCCGACGTCAACTCCGACCCGCGCAACCCGGTGATCGGCGTGCGCTCCTTCGGCGCCGACCCGGCGCTGGTGGCCCGGCACACCGCCGCCTGGGTGCGCGGCCTCCAGGAGGGCGGCGCCGCCGCCTGCGCCAAGCACTTCCCCGGGCACGGCGACACGGTGGTCGACTCCCACCTCGGCCTGCCCACCGTCACCGCGGACCTCGCCGAACTGGAACGCGTCGCCCTGCCGCCGTTCCGGGCCGCGACGGCGGCCGGAGCCCGGGCCGTGATGACCGCGCACCTCCTGCTGCCCGCCCTCGACCCGGAGCACCCGGCGACGGTCAGCCCGCGCGTCCTCACCGGCCTGCTCCGCGAGCGGCTCGGCTTCGACGGGCTGGTGGTGACGGACGCCGTGGAGATGCGGGCGGTCGCCGACCGCTACGGCCACGCCGGCGCCGCGGTACGGGCGCTGGCGGCCGGCGCCGACCTGGTGTGCCTGGGGGACCGCGGCTCGGCCGCCGAGTACGACGCGCTGCGCTCCGCCGTGGCGCGGGCCGTCCGCACCGGGGACCTGCCCGAGGAACGCCTCGCCGAGGCCGCCGCCCGGGTCGCCGCCTTCGCCCGCTGGGCCCGCGACCTGCGCGCCGCCGCGCGGGGAGGACGGCGGACGGCACCGACCCGGGAGCCACTGGTGCGCGGCGAACGGCGCACGTCCGTGGGGCGGAGCGGAGTCCGGCCGGGGACCGCCCGGGGGTGCCGGTCGCGCCGGTCGCGCCGGACCTGCCGGAGCCCGGCGGGCGGGTGGCGGCGGGCGGTCCCGAGCCGGAAGGCGGCCCGGAGCACCCCGGCGGCCCGGAACTCGGCCTGCTCGCGGCCCGCCGCGCCCTGGCGGTGGCCCGGCCCACCGGCGTCCCGCCGCAGGGCGGGGGCGGGCCCTGCGTCGCCGAGTTCCGGCCGACGCCGACCATCGCGGTGGGCACGGTCACCGCCTGGGGCCTGGCGGAGCCGCTGGCCGCGCTCCTGCCGGGCACCGAGGTGCGGCAGGTGGGCCAGGAGGAGGCGGAGGACGACCCGGCCGGGGCGGTGGCCCGGCTCTGCGCCGCGGCCGAAGGCCGTCCGCTGGTGCTGGTGGTGCGGAACGCGCACCGGCACGCCTGGGCGGACGCGGCGGTCACCGCCCTGCTCGCCCGGCGGCCGGACGCCGTGGTGGTCGAGTTCGGCCTGCCGCAGTCGCCGCCCCGGGGCGGACTCCACCTGGCGCCGCACGGCGCGGCGCGGGTGTGCGCCGAGGCCGCGGCGGAGGCGGTGGCCGCGCACCTGGGCCGCTGACCGGAGGTCGGAAACCTTCCGGTGCACCGCCCGGGTCGGCAACCGGCACTGCGCCCCGGCGGTAGCAGACCAGTGGGGCCCGCGGCGGCGCACCCGGCACCGGGTGCGCCGCCGCTGGCCCATCCCCACCTGTGGAGAAGCGAACTGA
- a CDS encoding serine hydrolase domain-containing protein codes for MTIARPSPDDPERTARGSAAAAALVASAVASGGLPGAVLATGRGAAGEPVVHAFGRTAVTGPTAPVTADTVYDLASLTKVTATLPAVLRLADTGALGLDDPVRRHLPGFTGPGKDAVTVRQLLTHTSGLPPHRPLHTLPGTPADRLAAALAEPLDTAPGTAVAYSDLGFVALGEVVRAVAGAPLEQAVRELVLDPLGLTATRYRPPADWYGRTAATEPRPDGGVPVGTVHDENAAALGGVCGHAGLFGTAGDLVRYLRLGWLAADSAFLSPGIRAEAVRCHTAGLGGRRGLGWTLRGDRWDHMARHWPTTGAGHTGFTGTSVAMDPSGGPWAVLLTNGVHLGRDASVVVALRRAVCDALSDPGSDPGLGPGPGPAPDSGPRAAPGTRPA; via the coding sequence ATGACGATCGCCCGCCCCTCTCCCGACGACCCCGAGCGCACGGCCCGCGGCAGCGCCGCGGCGGCCGCGCTCGTCGCGTCCGCCGTCGCCTCCGGCGGCCTGCCGGGAGCGGTCCTCGCCACCGGCCGGGGCGCGGCGGGCGAACCGGTGGTGCACGCCTTCGGCCGCACGGCGGTGACCGGCCCGACCGCCCCGGTCACCGCCGACACCGTCTACGACCTCGCCTCGCTGACCAAGGTCACGGCCACCCTGCCCGCCGTGCTGCGGCTGGCCGACACCGGCGCGCTCGGGCTGGACGACCCGGTCCGCCGCCACCTGCCCGGGTTCACCGGGCCCGGCAAGGACGCGGTCACCGTGCGCCAGCTGCTCACCCACACCTCGGGCCTGCCCCCGCACCGGCCGCTGCACACGCTGCCCGGGACGCCCGCCGACCGGCTGGCCGCCGCCCTGGCCGAACCGCTGGACACCGCCCCCGGCACCGCGGTCGCCTACTCCGACCTGGGATTCGTCGCGCTGGGCGAGGTCGTCCGCGCGGTGGCCGGGGCACCGCTGGAGCAGGCCGTGCGGGAACTGGTGCTGGACCCGCTCGGCCTGACCGCGACCCGCTACCGGCCGCCCGCCGACTGGTACGGGCGCACCGCCGCCACCGAGCCCCGCCCCGACGGCGGCGTCCCGGTGGGGACGGTGCACGACGAGAACGCGGCGGCGCTGGGCGGGGTGTGCGGCCACGCGGGCCTGTTCGGCACGGCCGGCGACCTGGTCCGCTACCTGCGGCTCGGCTGGCTGGCCGCCGACTCCGCGTTCCTCTCCCCCGGCATCCGGGCCGAGGCGGTGCGCTGCCACACCGCGGGCCTGGGCGGCCGCCGGGGCCTGGGCTGGACGCTGCGCGGCGACCGCTGGGACCACATGGCGCGGCACTGGCCGACCACCGGCGCCGGGCACACCGGCTTCACCGGCACCAGCGTGGCCATGGACCCGTCCGGCGGCCCGTGGGCGGTGCTGCTCACCAACGGCGTCCACCTCGGCCGGGACGCCTCGGTGGTCGTGGCGCTGCGGCGGGCCGTCTGCGACGCTCTGTCCGATCCGGGTTCCGATCCCGGCCTCGGCCCCGGCCCCGGTCCGGCTCCGGACTCCGGTCCGCGGGCCGCGCCCGGCACCCGGCCCGCCTGA